The following proteins are encoded in a genomic region of Candidatus Eisenbacteria bacterium:
- a CDS encoding serine hydrolase: protein MKRLSVSLTFGILFLGPPASAEAARPSAAMIAGAVDSLAARAVALGLAPALGVAITQNGRTIHAKSHGHADVTAGVPAGDSTLWYLASTTKSFTGFGMALLANQGALRFDTPIATLLPHARWHPAVRADTLTLAHFLSHTHGLDDGAVVMSAAFTGAIPEAQWPELLAASEPRPTRDLIYGNLGYNVAAMVIDARRPEGWRAFLERNVLLPSGMKDTHARVSGIDLKRIAKPHRLLSDGHYATEPFFKTDATMNSAGGHLATLHDLARWTIVQMDGGRIDGRRVFPAEAVALSHRLIAKHTREQARRFAYFDREGWASGWDIGAYEGEPMISRFGSYSSTRSHLSFLPRRRIGVVAMSSGGPSVVTDIVAAYAYDLEAGRPEARTRADQRLSELRMNLGRNAARQDSMRAARQLQPLGRPLADFA from the coding sequence ATGAAGCGCCTCTCGGTATCGCTCACATTCGGCATCCTGTTCCTCGGTCCTCCGGCTTCCGCCGAAGCCGCGCGCCCGAGCGCCGCCATGATCGCCGGCGCGGTCGACTCGCTCGCCGCTCGAGCGGTGGCCCTCGGTCTCGCTCCGGCCCTCGGAGTGGCGATCACCCAGAACGGGCGCACGATCCATGCAAAATCTCACGGCCATGCCGACGTGACCGCCGGGGTGCCGGCAGGCGACAGCACCCTGTGGTACCTGGCCTCGACGACCAAGTCATTCACCGGATTCGGCATGGCCCTCCTGGCGAACCAGGGAGCACTACGCTTCGACACTCCGATCGCCACACTGCTGCCTCACGCACGCTGGCATCCCGCGGTGCGTGCCGACACGCTGACGCTCGCGCATTTCCTTTCCCACACTCACGGCCTCGACGATGGCGCCGTGGTGATGAGCGCGGCATTCACCGGGGCCATCCCCGAAGCCCAATGGCCCGAGCTGCTCGCGGCCTCCGAACCGAGGCCGACCCGCGACCTGATCTACGGCAACCTCGGCTACAACGTCGCGGCCATGGTGATCGACGCTCGGCGACCCGAGGGCTGGAGAGCTTTCCTCGAGCGGAACGTCCTCCTGCCCTCCGGCATGAAGGACACGCACGCGCGCGTGTCGGGGATCGACCTCAAGCGGATCGCCAAGCCTCATCGTCTCCTCTCGGATGGGCACTACGCCACCGAGCCCTTCTTCAAGACCGACGCCACGATGAACTCGGCCGGAGGGCATCTGGCGACGCTGCACGATCTGGCGCGCTGGACGATCGTGCAGATGGATGGCGGCCGAATCGACGGCCGACGAGTGTTCCCGGCGGAAGCGGTCGCCCTGAGCCATCGGCTCATCGCAAAGCACACACGCGAGCAGGCTCGACGATTCGCGTACTTCGACCGCGAGGGGTGGGCCTCAGGGTGGGACATCGGGGCCTATGAAGGCGAGCCGATGATCAGCCGTTTCGGCAGCTACAGCTCGACACGATCTCATCTCTCGTTCCTGCCACGCCGCCGCATCGGCGTCGTGGCGATGTCATCCGGAGGGCCTTCCGTCGTCACCGACATCGTGGCGGCATACGCCTACGACCTCGAGGCGGGGCGCCCCGAAGCCCGGACACGCGCCGATCAGCGGCTGAGCGAGCTTCGGATGAACCTCGGCCGGAACGCGGCCCGTCAGGACTCGATGCGCGCGGCGCGACAGCTCCAGCCGCTGGGCCGCCCTCTCGCCGACTTCGC
- a CDS encoding helix-turn-helix domain-containing protein, protein MKQRIVWHLGTSDCALRLIEYAPGTRQLPHAHSRDSITLVLRGELRESSEGGEERAASLSVVAKPAGVEHENEFGPAGACTLQIELPPDHRHRWSISMPHASIRWEHAGPSCRTLLKMLSLLDRDAPPNPRAADELVHRSVAALSFRLPAEAPPTSWLMEVRVALERESTPIAALARRMGVHPVYLARRFRARFGVSPTTYRTRLRVQRAARSLLEAKGPLAALALDAGYYDQPHMNRQIRATTGLTPRALRSVSGWIDTPDARGFASARHGCVRTRTPR, encoded by the coding sequence GTGAAGCAACGGATCGTGTGGCATCTGGGCACGAGCGACTGTGCGCTGCGGCTCATCGAGTACGCCCCCGGCACGCGCCAGCTCCCGCATGCTCATTCCCGCGATTCGATCACGCTCGTGCTGCGCGGGGAGCTCAGGGAGAGCAGCGAAGGCGGGGAGGAGCGAGCGGCATCGCTGAGCGTCGTCGCGAAACCCGCAGGCGTCGAGCATGAGAACGAGTTCGGCCCAGCTGGGGCGTGCACGCTCCAGATCGAGCTTCCGCCAGACCATCGACACCGTTGGAGCATCTCGATGCCACACGCATCGATCCGATGGGAGCATGCTGGACCTTCGTGCCGCACGCTGCTCAAGATGCTCTCCCTTCTGGATCGCGACGCCCCGCCAAACCCAAGAGCCGCGGACGAACTCGTGCACCGCAGCGTGGCGGCGCTGTCATTCAGGCTCCCGGCCGAGGCTCCGCCGACGTCGTGGCTCATGGAGGTTCGAGTCGCGCTCGAGCGCGAGTCGACGCCAATTGCCGCGCTCGCGCGCCGCATGGGTGTGCACCCCGTCTATCTTGCACGCCGCTTTCGAGCTCGGTTCGGTGTATCGCCCACCACCTATCGGACGCGGCTTCGGGTCCAGCGCGCGGCCCGTTCTCTGCTCGAGGCCAAAGGCCCGCTGGCGGCGCTGGCGCTCGACGCCGGCTACTACGACCAGCCCCACATGAACCGGCAGATCCGAGCGACCACCGGGTTGACTCCGCGGGCCCTGCGAAGCGTGTCCGGCTGGATCGATACCCCCGATGCACGCGGGTTCGCCTCGGCGCGGCATGGTTGCGTTCGTACAAGAACGCCCCGCTGA
- the msrB gene encoding peptide-methionine (R)-S-oxide reductase MsrB, producing MRRAASSSAFGSRRGGHVKTDDEWKQALSPMQYAVLRQGQTERAFTGEHWNRKDDGTYVCAGCGTELFTSADKYDSGCGWPSYTRAMVEGRIEEREDTSHGMVRTEVRCAKCGGHLGHLFDDGPGPTGLRYCINSASLDFRKS from the coding sequence ATGAGGCGGGCTGCGTCCTCGTCCGCTTTCGGATCCCGGAGGGGAGGTCACGTGAAGACCGACGACGAGTGGAAGCAGGCCCTCAGCCCGATGCAGTACGCCGTGCTTCGCCAAGGCCAAACGGAGCGAGCCTTCACGGGCGAGCATTGGAACCGCAAGGATGACGGCACCTACGTCTGCGCCGGGTGTGGGACGGAGCTCTTCACCTCCGCCGACAAGTACGACTCAGGCTGCGGATGGCCGTCCTATACACGCGCCATGGTCGAGGGGCGGATCGAGGAGCGTGAGGACACGAGCCATGGCATGGTGCGCACGGAGGTCCGGTGCGCGAAGTGCGGCGGGCATCTCGGCCACCTCTTCGACGACGGTCCAGGACCCACCGGCCTGCGCTACTGCATCAACTCCGCGAGCCTCGACTTCCGGAAGTCCTGA
- a CDS encoding protein kinase has protein sequence MPLTPTTRLGAYEIVARLGAGGMGEVYRARDTRLSRDVAIKALPEAFIRDADRLSRFRREAQTLAALNHSNVATIYGLEESDGAPYLVLELVEGETLAQRLARGPLPIRDALILGIQVAAAIEAAHERGIIHRDLKPGNVMITSSGTAKVLDFGLAKSDSGATVGADLTQSPTIAAGTVAGVILGTAAYMSPEQARGLSVDRRSDVWSFGCVLYECLAGRPAFTGATASDLIAKILEREPDWSALPAGTPAAMREILRRSLRKETEARPRDIRDVRLELEAIASGSTQGTARREKSIAVLPFENQGGSDDDYFSDGVTDEILNALAQVEGLRVAARTSCFAFKGQRQDLRQVAEKLDVGTVLEGTVRRSGSRLRITVQMVNAADGYQLWSERYDREMTDVFAVQEEIANTIATRLRGDMHADKERARARGGTRNLEAYELLLRGRALQTRRGRFLPQAAACFERAIALDPQYTEALAWLADSYRLMGTFGAKPSEVMPRAKDLAERALAIDDRMVHAWMTLASVAEQYERDFARSEELYIRALTLDPRHSQARAQRGLWRAIRLAMPMADALAELERAVEDDPLNSWVAAMRSYLLGIAGRHEDSIVEAERAVALDDESFFAQWTLVRAHAWAGHYEQAFQQAPALLGGSGRHQWAVGLLGWTYGRAGRIDLARACHDELEARSRLDYVAPSWLAITARSGGLADESIRWCERAVLERDPLVLWAKTLPFWESFHADRRFQEITRGLWG, from the coding sequence GTGCCGTTGACTCCCACCACGCGCCTCGGCGCTTACGAGATCGTCGCCCGGCTCGGCGCGGGCGGCATGGGAGAGGTGTACCGTGCCCGCGACACGCGACTGTCGCGCGACGTCGCGATCAAGGCGTTGCCCGAGGCGTTCATCCGGGACGCCGATCGCCTGTCGCGCTTCCGCCGCGAGGCCCAGACGCTCGCGGCCCTCAACCACTCCAATGTCGCCACCATTTATGGGCTCGAGGAGTCCGACGGCGCGCCCTATCTCGTCCTCGAGCTCGTCGAGGGGGAGACGCTCGCCCAGCGACTCGCTCGTGGCCCGCTGCCGATTCGCGATGCGCTGATTCTCGGCATCCAGGTGGCCGCGGCAATCGAGGCCGCGCACGAGCGCGGGATCATCCATCGTGACCTGAAGCCCGGCAACGTGATGATCACGTCCTCGGGAACCGCCAAGGTCCTCGATTTCGGTCTCGCGAAGTCGGACTCCGGGGCCACGGTCGGCGCCGACCTCACGCAGTCGCCCACGATCGCCGCCGGGACCGTGGCGGGTGTGATCCTCGGGACCGCGGCCTACATGAGTCCCGAGCAGGCGAGGGGACTGTCGGTGGATCGGCGCAGCGACGTGTGGTCGTTCGGGTGCGTTCTCTACGAGTGCCTGGCCGGTCGCCCAGCCTTCACGGGCGCCACCGCGTCCGACCTGATCGCGAAGATCCTCGAGCGCGAGCCGGATTGGTCGGCGCTGCCCGCGGGAACGCCTGCAGCGATGCGAGAGATCCTGCGGCGTTCGCTTCGCAAGGAGACGGAGGCCCGGCCACGCGACATCCGCGACGTGCGGTTGGAGCTGGAGGCGATTGCTTCCGGTTCCACGCAGGGAACCGCGAGACGCGAGAAGTCGATTGCCGTGCTGCCGTTCGAGAACCAGGGGGGATCGGACGATGACTACTTCTCCGACGGCGTCACCGACGAGATCCTGAACGCGCTGGCGCAAGTCGAAGGCTTGCGGGTCGCGGCGCGCACATCGTGCTTCGCGTTCAAAGGGCAGCGTCAGGATCTGCGGCAGGTTGCCGAGAAACTCGATGTCGGCACGGTGCTCGAAGGCACCGTGCGGCGCTCCGGCTCGCGGCTTCGCATCACGGTGCAGATGGTCAACGCCGCGGACGGATACCAGCTCTGGTCGGAGCGATACGACCGCGAGATGACCGACGTATTCGCCGTGCAGGAGGAGATCGCGAACACCATCGCCACGCGGCTGCGCGGGGACATGCACGCCGACAAGGAGCGAGCCCGAGCGCGGGGCGGCACCAGGAATCTCGAAGCCTACGAGCTGCTGCTTCGCGGCCGCGCCCTGCAGACACGACGAGGACGATTCCTGCCTCAGGCCGCGGCGTGTTTCGAGCGGGCCATCGCGCTCGATCCACAGTACACCGAAGCCCTGGCGTGGCTGGCGGACTCCTATCGGCTGATGGGCACGTTCGGCGCCAAGCCCAGCGAGGTGATGCCCAGGGCGAAGGACCTGGCCGAGCGTGCTCTGGCGATCGATGACCGAATGGTCCATGCCTGGATGACGCTGGCGTCCGTGGCAGAACAGTACGAGCGCGATTTCGCACGATCGGAGGAGCTCTACATCCGCGCGCTGACCCTCGATCCGCGCCACTCACAGGCACGCGCCCAGCGCGGACTCTGGCGGGCCATTCGGCTCGCGATGCCAATGGCGGATGCGCTGGCGGAGCTGGAGCGAGCGGTGGAGGACGATCCGCTGAACTCATGGGTGGCGGCGATGCGCTCGTACCTGCTCGGGATCGCCGGCCGACACGAGGACTCCATCGTCGAGGCCGAGCGCGCGGTGGCTCTCGACGACGAGTCCTTCTTCGCCCAATGGACCCTGGTGCGCGCCCACGCTTGGGCGGGTCACTACGAGCAGGCCTTCCAGCAGGCTCCCGCGCTGCTCGGAGGGTCCGGCCGCCACCAGTGGGCGGTCGGTTTGCTCGGTTGGACCTATGGCCGGGCGGGACGGATCGATCTCGCCCGCGCATGCCACGACGAGCTCGAGGCGCGATCGAGGCTCGATTACGTCGCCCCCAGCTGGCTCGCCATCACCGCGCGCTCCGGGGGACTCGCCGACGAATCGATTCGCTGGTGCGAGCGCGCCGTGCTCGAGCGCGATCCGCTCGTGCTGTGGGCCAAGACTCTCCCATTTTGGGAGTCCTTTCACGCGGATCGACGATTCCAGGAGATCACGCGCGGCTTGTGGGGATGA
- a CDS encoding DJ-1/PfpI family protein: protein MNRRNVGILIFDDVEVLDFAGPFEVFSRTRLVPGPESRRSDDSAPFHVFTLAASTETVTATGGLRVVPRHDFASAPSINLLVVPGGFGTRTLLNDEPVIDWIRDAAEKAELVTSVCTGALLLARAGLLAGKQATTHWAALDLLAQVDPAVRVQRGMRVVRDGIVTSAGVSAGIDMALDVVRSLFGEPVAADVARYMEYERAGTPS from the coding sequence GTGAACAGACGAAACGTCGGCATCTTGATCTTCGATGACGTCGAGGTGCTCGACTTTGCCGGCCCATTCGAGGTGTTCTCCCGCACCCGGCTCGTTCCCGGACCCGAATCTCGGCGCTCCGATGACTCGGCGCCCTTCCACGTCTTCACCCTCGCTGCGTCGACCGAGACGGTGACGGCGACGGGCGGGTTGCGCGTCGTTCCACGTCACGACTTCGCGAGCGCGCCCTCGATCAACCTACTCGTCGTTCCCGGGGGCTTCGGCACTCGCACCCTGTTGAACGACGAGCCGGTCATCGATTGGATTCGCGATGCCGCCGAAAAGGCCGAGCTCGTCACATCCGTCTGTACCGGGGCGCTCCTGCTCGCCAGAGCGGGCTTGCTCGCGGGGAAGCAGGCGACCACGCACTGGGCCGCCCTCGACCTGTTGGCACAGGTCGACCCGGCGGTTCGAGTTCAGCGAGGCATGCGCGTCGTGCGGGATGGGATCGTCACGTCGGCCGGCGTCTCGGCCGGAATCGACATGGCGCTCGACGTCGTGAGAAGCCTGTTCGGCGAACCGGTCGCCGCGGACGTCGCCCGGTATATGGAGTACGAGCGCGCGGGGACGCCATCGTGA
- a CDS encoding aldo/keto reductase — translation MHYRTFGRTGWSVSEVGYGMWGMGAWTGSNDEESMASLEHAVDLGCNFFDTAWAYGRGHSERLLGRLLRSRPDARLYTASKIPPKNLQWPASSDMSLDDTYPADHIREFAEKSLENVGVSTLDLLQFHTWSDAWADDPRWQRAVDSLKAEKLVRAVGVSVNRWEPQNGLRALRTGLIDAVQVVYNIFDQAPEDELYPVCRELGVAVIARVPFDEGTLTGTLTLNSSWPDGDFRNIYFAGDKLRASVEHAERLRPDIPAGMTMPELALRFILANPDVATIIPGMRKGSHVDANLAVSDGKPLDAAVVQRLRGHRWDRSV, via the coding sequence ATGCACTACCGAACGTTCGGCCGAACCGGATGGAGCGTCAGCGAAGTTGGCTACGGGATGTGGGGCATGGGCGCCTGGACCGGCTCGAACGACGAGGAATCCATGGCGTCGCTCGAGCACGCCGTCGACCTCGGGTGCAACTTCTTCGATACCGCGTGGGCCTACGGCCGGGGACACAGCGAACGTCTGCTCGGCCGGCTGCTGCGGAGTCGACCCGATGCGCGTCTGTACACCGCCAGCAAGATCCCTCCCAAGAACCTCCAGTGGCCTGCGTCCTCGGACATGTCGCTGGACGACACGTATCCCGCGGATCACATCCGAGAGTTCGCCGAGAAGAGCCTCGAGAACGTCGGAGTCAGCACGCTCGATCTGCTGCAGTTCCACACCTGGAGTGACGCATGGGCCGATGACCCGCGCTGGCAGCGGGCGGTCGACTCATTGAAGGCGGAGAAGCTCGTGCGCGCCGTGGGCGTCAGCGTCAACCGGTGGGAGCCCCAGAACGGCCTGCGAGCGCTGCGCACCGGCCTGATCGACGCGGTGCAGGTGGTGTACAACATCTTCGACCAGGCACCCGAGGACGAGCTGTATCCGGTGTGTCGGGAGCTCGGGGTCGCGGTGATCGCGCGTGTCCCGTTCGACGAAGGGACGCTGACCGGCACGCTCACTTTGAACAGCTCGTGGCCCGACGGGGATTTCCGCAACATTTACTTCGCGGGGGACAAGCTGCGCGCGAGCGTGGAGCACGCGGAGCGACTCCGGCCGGACATCCCCGCGGGGATGACCATGCCCGAGCTCGCCCTGCGATTCATCCTGGCAAATCCGGACGTCGCCACGATCATTCCCGGCATGCGCAAGGGCTCGCATGTCGATGCGAACCTGGCCGTAAGTGACGGGAAGCCGCTGGACGCCGCGGTCGTGCAGCGGCTTCGTGGACATCGGTGGGATCGAAGCGTGTAG
- a CDS encoding helix-turn-helix transcriptional regulator, translating to MGHGKQSENGDGRSIERELRRGSLELIVLHLLSTGEAYGYEIVTKLRDRTRGALEITDGTLYPVLYRLERGGFVSVRWETPQRGVPRKYYRLTPEGTVQLKRLSREWTTFAEAMTRLIQERPEES from the coding sequence ATGGGCCACGGGAAGCAGAGCGAGAACGGCGACGGCCGGAGCATCGAGCGGGAGCTCAGGCGCGGTTCTCTCGAGCTCATCGTCCTTCACCTGCTGTCGACGGGTGAGGCATACGGCTACGAGATCGTGACGAAGCTGAGGGATCGCACCCGGGGCGCCCTCGAGATCACCGACGGAACGCTGTACCCGGTTCTCTATCGCCTCGAACGCGGCGGCTTCGTCTCCGTGCGTTGGGAGACGCCGCAGCGCGGAGTGCCGCGCAAGTACTACCGGCTCACCCCCGAGGGAACGGTCCAGCTCAAGCGCCTGAGCCGTGAGTGGACGACTTTTGCCGAAGCGATGACCCGATTGATCCAGGAGAGACCGGAGGAATCATGA
- a CDS encoding RDD family protein translates to MKPEDIYVQQVLIHILPGPVRDQIEAELRGHIADRIEPGGSVEEAIRQLGDPKVLAESYLAALPMRKPPHVRRGLAKVVDLVLVLLLPCIVFLVWWTTAAHQPSEPVWIGFAAAYLIALGFSCWYPILTEYASGQTLGKRLFGLQVVTEKGARIGIGQAIVRQLPLFLQVFTIDALFALFTDRRQRAFEMLSKTRVVDVSEAAQPAHTVATAMV, encoded by the coding sequence ATGAAACCCGAAGACATCTACGTGCAGCAGGTTCTCATTCACATCCTCCCCGGTCCGGTTCGCGACCAGATCGAAGCGGAGCTTCGCGGACACATCGCCGATCGGATCGAGCCAGGAGGCAGCGTGGAAGAAGCGATTCGTCAGCTCGGTGATCCCAAGGTGCTCGCCGAGTCCTACCTCGCCGCCTTGCCGATGCGCAAGCCGCCGCACGTCCGCCGCGGACTGGCGAAAGTCGTGGACCTCGTCCTGGTGCTCCTGCTGCCGTGCATCGTCTTTCTGGTGTGGTGGACCACCGCCGCGCACCAACCGTCGGAACCGGTGTGGATCGGCTTCGCGGCCGCCTACCTCATCGCGCTCGGGTTCTCGTGCTGGTATCCCATTCTCACCGAGTACGCTTCCGGTCAGACGTTGGGCAAGCGTCTCTTCGGCCTGCAGGTCGTGACCGAGAAAGGCGCCCGGATCGGGATCGGTCAGGCCATCGTCCGCCAGCTGCCGCTCTTCCTGCAGGTCTTCACCATCGACGCGCTCTTCGCGCTGTTCACCGACCGTCGCCAGCGCGCGTTCGAGATGCTGTCGAAGACGCGCGTGGTCGACGTGAGCGAGGCGGCTCAGCCGGCCCACACGGTGGCGACGGCGATGGTGTAG